The DNA window GCTCCAAATATTGATGTGGCAGTTGCACAGTCTACTTCGACATTTATGTCATATGTTCGTGAATGTGAACCATGCAGAAAAAAACTATTATTATACGCCCCCCGCGATAAACCGCGGTACGACTCGCTGCTTCGTAAAACTATGAGGATTAGCATACGAAACAAAGCTTTAAGAACCAATAATGATGCCGACTGGATAAAATTTCGACACGTTCGCAATGAAGTTAATAATATGGAAAAATACGCTTTAACTAATTATTACGATAATATCGAATCTGCATTGCATGACAGTAGTAGGAAtggtaaaatatatttgaagttGATGAAAGATTTATTCAAAGTTAAAGCAACAACTGAAATACCCCCATTGCAATTCTTTGAAAATGGACAATCTACATTAGCTTTCTCAGATAATGATAAAATAGAAACTTTGAACAAATacttttcatcaatttcaaatattgaatcTGCGAATCGTACATTACCCAATTTATACTATAtgtgcaataaaaaaatttcagatattCACATAGAGGTTCAAGAAGTTTTTGACATTATATCAATCTTGCCTGTTAATAAGGCTATATTGGCCTTGATACTATAAGTCATAGAatgttgaaatatataaaatttccaatttcaaaacctttatgtatgctttttaacaaatcacttgttgaaaattcatttccaaATTATTGGAAAATAGCTCATGTTTTAGCACTCTTTAAGAAAGATGATCCATCTGTTGCAAGTAACTGCAGACCGGTGTCCCTGCTAAGCTGTGTCAGCAAAATTATGGAaaggatattaatttttaagtatatttacaatttctttcACGAAAATTAGTATTCTATAAATACCAAGCAGGTTTTCTGCCTGCCCATTCCACGGTATTCCAACAATTAGAAACATATAATAGCATTGTCAAAAGTAAAGAAGATGGGAAAACGTGttatatgattttttgtgatttgTCGAAAGCTTTTGACAGGGTGTGGCACGAAGCCctaatttttaaacttcaaacttATGGTATATAAGTGGGCATCTTTTACAATGGTTTAACAGTTACTTATTAATAAGTGATAGAACACAAAGGGTAATGTACaaaaaaagttatcatcaacGTTATGTATCAATGCTGGTGTTCCACACGGGTCAATACTAGGACCactattatttcttatttacattaatgTTGTAGCAACGAATATGTCATCATTCTGAATATGTTATCATCAGACTTTATGCTGATGATAATTCATTACAGCATTGcgatttatataataaaacattgaaatagTATTGAACCATGATCTGAAAATTCTAAGCGACTGGTCTCAATGGTTATTGAAATTTAATCCGTCTAAAACAAaagctggttttttttaaaaaaagaaacatgtagaaaaatttcctaagttattttttcaaggGTGTCAACTGGACTGTGTTTCAACCCACAgacatatattaataatatagtaaacagtgcatacaaaaaaaattaggacTTTTGAAAAAACTGAAGTTTACTCTAGGTAGaactaatttatcaaaaatgtatatcacgTTTATTAGACCAGTTTTTGATTATGCTTCTGTAGTATGGGACGGTTGTAATATGTATGACATGGAGAGATTAGAAAACGTTCAATTAAGTGCTGCAAGGATTGTTACCGGTTTAGCATCTACAGAATCTCGCTACACAGAAACTGGCTGGGACCCTCTTGTCAGTCGACGTAATAAAGCTAAATTAATaaccatgtttaaaattcatacaaatcaaGTACTTAAGCAACATTATTCCTCCTGTAACAAAAAAATGTCTCAATATATCACACAAGAAATAGCGAAAATCATAGTGTTCCAATCAGCAGATTAGAACTTTACAATCTGTCACCATTTGGAAATGGAATTCTATCAAATTAGAAATAAGGGAAGCAACATCTCTcaaaatattcaagaaaaacattactgaaagtattcctcaacatccaaaatatttttcatttggtaaacgcactattaatattttacataccaAGTTGAGACAAATgcaagaaacaatctttttgaattactttttaataggcttgaagaaacaattttaatttactcacatttaatttgtcttagtacaataaaaactgttttattttttcagcagttCAAAAGTTCATTTAAGGGTCTGGtagatttaataattaaattcctttttgctattgctttttatactgtatattaacATTACTGGtaattatctactatatatttgcaattactttgtaaatgcatgtttatgagtttaattattattaagtCAATAGCTACATATATAAGTAACATGTAACGGTAATATTACtatgacaattgtatatattgtatatattatcattaggagaggaagatgtaagttgtaagaacttgtttccaatccttttgtgtaatttacacaataaaatatgttcaagtCAAGTCAACAAATCATTTTTCACATCATATTGTTAATTAAAGTACAGGAATTATCTTATAATGAAAAGAAGTATTATACAAAAGAATTCAACAATATGTTcatgtatatgaaatattaGATGACATTCAATCAGTGAAATCAAACTTCATGAAGTTGTCATCACAACtgtattaattaattcaaaGCTTTGAAAATGTTGGTTGTTTCTTCTCCATGGAAGCCATAACAGATTTCATAACATCTTCACTTTGAAGCATTGACTGGTTCCATAATCCCTAAAAATACAATTCTCAATTAAACATGATCcaggatctctctctctctctctctctctctctctctctctctctctctctctctctctctctctctctctctctctctctctctcccctgaTCAAGTTACCCAAACTTGAAATATCTTGCAAAAGACTCTTACCACATGATCCAATCCTTCCTGCACAGCATGGTCTCGAGAGTACACCAGGCTTATTTTGGAACCCTGTACAGCCACTGGTGATTTTGATGCAATCAGAGATGCTACATCTAATGCTCCTCCCATCATGGCCTCTTTGTCTTGAAATATTCGGCTgacaaacaaatgtaaaaagGTGTTTTCAAGTAATGGGTATATTCATGTACAAAATATGAGGGATGATCTATGAGTAATGTCACTGTTAAAATTACAAGCAGGTGGCACATAACAAAATTCATGATTCTAAAATAGGAAACGACAGAGCCATAATTCATACAGATTTCATTCcacttaaggtcaagatcttgTAATTGATTCCAGAGTCtgtttttggtgctagaaccattatgatgtcataattgatttgaagaatctttttCTCATACTTAAAACAATttcttgacattctatattaaaTCATTGGAAAAGTAGCCCCGATACCTGTatttaatttgacatcattttaaagaggaggtcaagagcttatttaattccatttttggagagactgtaggcattctagatataccCGGTATCtgattagtcaaaaatggacaaaactctgaAATTTGTTCcttatttccttcatatttcattgaaaatgacagttcaAAGCATGATTTTTCATCTTGTTtaccaattaaatattttagccccggtacaccctatcaaacaaagattttgttatgaagcatcattgaaagaatttatatcttaaatcttATAAACCTGtcggcacctttcatttactagatcttgaccttaatgcTAAAAACAACTTGTAAAAGGCTTTGTCTGGCATGTTTCTCTTTCCTCGCCCAATCTCTATAACTCCTAAgtattactgtggaatcatttattTTCGTGgggaccaattttcgtggattgtggggtttttgcttattcgtggggatcTAATTTCGTGGATGCCCCGGTTATCAATTTCAGTAGGAAAACTAAATCTTTTAagattaattttcgtgggggatgtaaattcatgggcgagggctacccacgaataccacgaaaatcgAGCCACctcgaattctaatgattccacagtacccACATATTCTGAATAGTTCAAATTGTTTCCCTTTGCTGTGTGGGCATACATCTTACATTGCCATTGTTACTCAATTGCGATGAAATTACCAAATTTTAtgcttttatgataaattaggGGAAAAATAACATCTTACATTCAGGTCAATggattacatgtacaaacactgtgaaaatacacataaaacactCAAAATCTAAAACTATATGCAAGGAACACTAAACCTTGGCTATGATTTTGAGCTGTCCAAtgtgtaaagaaattaataaaaaatgggtTTAAATGCTATTGCACTGGGATCAAAGATCGGGAAATAAAATGGTGGGTGCTTATTTAtgagttaattgtttcaaaaccAATCATcatattcatgtacattaacAAGTTTCAAAGAAGTTTTACTAAAtctcaaatgaattttttaagatGACTAAAATCACgtacttcttctttttttccgtGTGTCAAATGCTATATCATTAAAACAATTCATCAAATATGTACCACACATCCAGGCGTGGTcacaaaaatttacaaacattttattttggataaaaaattcaagaTGGTTGTAACAATGATTTAGAGATACATGCATGTCTGTCCTATATATCAACATGGTTGTAACAATGATTTatgcatgtttataaatatattgttcCTTCCCTACATGCTTTACCTGACAAATCCCATTTGTTTAGCTTCATCACTGTAGAATTTTCTTGCAGTGAAACACAGTTCCCTGACTAAACTGTCATTTCCCACAATTTTTGGAAATCTCTGTAGAGTTCCCACATCAGCTGCTAATCCTACATCCACCTCCTGTAATAGacataaaattgatttaaaaaatttatctgTCCAATACAACTATTAAAACTACATTGAGTATTAGTAAACACACAAAACGTCTCAATAGAAACAGgcttgttatttttcaaaacaaagatCATACTATCTCTGATCTCAGCtgcacatatacatgtattaccatatcaaaaaacaaaaaatggtgGGTGTCTACTTATCATTTATCAGCAGCTGACTGATTTTACTGTTCCTAAGTGGTTGCGATTGATTATATTCAATTATATACAGAAGCAAactactggtacatgtactatcCAAACTGTGTGGTGGTTAGATCaaatttttaaagcaatttcCCAGGATAAGTACAaactagatacatgtattatcttttcGAAAAGGAAAACTGTACATTGAACTTTATTTTCTATGCAAAAAATTCAGTAACCTATGTaacattaataataaaaagtcTTCATAAAtgaatgagtttttttttttccttctcaGTATTGTACTATCAATACAGATTTGATGTCATTACCTTGATCTGGAACCAGGCATCCCCCGTACAGTATCGTATATCACAGGCTGAAGTCATATCCACTCCTCCCCCTACACAGGCACTGTGTATGGCTGCTATCACTGGTTTGGAACACTGCCAAAAAAATagcatttgtttaagatttttaCATTCCATTAATTTTTGTAGATTTGGTAGATGCCTCTCACCCAAAAATTTACAGCCCTTATGAAAAATGGAATGTATAGCTTTCATCCTCAATGAATAATGGTATCCACCATATTAATCAAACTCAAATTCAATTGCTAGATGGCAAGAGCCAAATTCAGGTTCCATTATTCATGGGTCTATTATAGCATAGTTAGCatgaataaatattaagaaaaattgtCTGGTTTAATTAAactcaaacaaaaattaaaaagattaacatTCAAATGATCTCTCCATGatcctttttacaaattattatcaTTACAGAGTGTGGAAAGCTTAAagataaaacattatttgagtATTGGAATGTGTTTAGaagaaatttgttaaaacagcactgcatatatattatagaaatatactACCGGTACTTGCTTTTTCAATCACTGTAAACGTCTCTTGGTAGTCTTTGATTGTATTGCGGACCATGAAAGCCTTTCTACTGGCATCTAGCTCCGGATTAGATATGATGGCTATTTCGGACATATCAGTCAAGTCCAAACCtgtaaccaaaataaaataaagacaagtgaaaagctgtcaatgtgacagcaaaccaggttttcttttatgtgaactgtatccataatccatgtcaaccctggaTTGATAAACGCTACCTACCATAATCAGTGAAATGGACTATattaaaaaacaagaggcccatgggccacatcgctcacctgaggaacgataggtatgataaagtctgtttaatggagtcataatacaaacaatctggacaatgaacaataatacatgtagatcctgtataaataaaatccatttttcccccttggaactcggatagccctgattgctgccaatatttacaagagcagactttaatcaccgctcctgcacatatatagggactcaacgttacgcaggcagggatgatcgcacacctacgcaactcaacaggtaccaacgttaacgcaagcagggataatgcaagcagggatgaccgcacagttacgccaacagctcaacctcaCGTAAGCAGGGAGTGCGCACTGCGCTAGagaggccagaacaccagcagggatgaccatacactagtgctccgccgcaaccaccacaagcaggtatgaccgcacacttgtattaatgcgatacagggcaggaatgaccgcatACTCTGTATATATACagaaaacacgaagattagatagagcaggggtgtccacacactcaatctgTCCGTatttgttcaagtttaaccctaCACAGTCGCTCATcataatgcaatagacactgtccctatacgGTAAATGTGCCGGCCTacaataattcatagtatctaaaaattggaaatcaaaaataaacaaactaatccggcctaacccaaaacttcttatgcagaacaacttatatacattgaatatttattattgtataaaaataatcatcacaataattggttagcagtggatgcattaattaaaataatcaagaatcaataaatcaagggcaataactcaatacagtaatacaaaaagattgtaatgaaaaaatacttgcctgcttcaattttatagtcatatcacatgttgagtattacagttctcaaaaagatcctttacaattgtttatatatgggatatttagctgcatcaaactctgaaccttcttgtgcggccaaagaattgtcctggagccaaagtcttaacaattataaagaatcatcttgctgattagtttctgagaagaagatttttaaagatttactctatatattcctatgtaaaacttacaccccccccccattgtggccccaccctacatccgggggtcatgaatttcacaactttgaatctacactgcctgaggatgcttccacaaaaatttcagctttcctggctgattagtttctgagaagaagatttttaaagatttactctatatatttctatgtaaaattttaacaccccccccccaatgtggcctcaccctacccccagggatcatgattttcacaactttgaatctacactgcctgaggatgcttccacacaaatttcagctttcctggctgattagtttctgagaagaagatttttaaagatttactctagatattcctatgtaaaactttgaccccccattgttgccccaccctacatccgggggtcatgattttcacaactttgaatctacactacctgaggatgcttccacacaagtttcatctttcctggctgtttagtttctgagaagaagatttttaaagatttactctatatattcctatgtaaaacttacatcgaccccccattgtggtcccatcctacatccaggggtcatgattttcacaactttgaatctacactacctgaggatgcttccacacaagtttcatctttcctggctgtttagtttctgagaagaagatttttaaagatttactctatatattcctatgtaaaacttacaccccccccattgtggccccatcctacatccaggggtcatgattttcacaactttgaatctacactacctgaggatgcttccacacaagtttcagctttcctggctgtttagtttctgagaagaagatttttaaagatttactctatatattcctatgtaaaacttacaccccccccccaatgtggccccaccctacatccgtgggtcatgaatttcacaactttgaatctacactgcctgaggatgcttccacaaaaatttcagctttcctggctaattagtttctgagaagaagatttttaaagatttactctatatatttctatgtaaaattttaacaccccctccccaatgtggcctcaccctacccccagggatcatgattttcacaactttgaatctacactgcctgaggatgcttccacacaagtttcagctttcctggctgattagtttctgagaagaagatttttaaagatttactctagatattcctatgtaaaacttcgaccccccattgtggccccaccctacatccaggggtcatgattttcacaactttgaatctacactacctgaggatgcttccacacaagtttcagctttcctgtctgtttagtttctgagaagaagatttttaaagatttactctatatattcctatgtaaaacttacacccccccccccattgtggccccaccctacatccgggggtcatgattttcacaactttgaatctacactacctgaggatgcttccacacaagtttcatctttcctggctgtttagtttctgagaagaagatttttaaagatttactctatatattcctatgtaaaacttcgacccccctaatgtggccccaccccacatacgggggtcatgattttcacaactttgaatctacactgcctgaggatgcttccacacaagtttcagctttcctggctgtttagtttctgagaagaagatttttaaagatttactctatatattcctatgtaaaacttacacccccctcccccattgtggccccaccctaccccccagggtcatgaatttcacaactttgaatctacactacctgaggatgcttccacacaagtttcagctttcctggctattaagtttctgagaagaagattttctgagaagaagatttttaaagatttactctatatattcctatgtaaaacttacaccccccccccccattgtggccccaccctaccctcatgggtcatgaatttcacaactttgaatctacactacctgaggatgcttccacacaagtttcagctttcctggctgattagtttctgagaagaagatttttaaagattaactctatatattcctatgtaaaacttacaccccccccccattgtggccccatcctacatccaggggtcatgattttcacaactttgaatctacactacctgaggatgcttccacacaagtttcagctttcctggctgtttagtttctgagaagaagatttttaaagatttactctatatattcctatgtaaaacttacaccccccccccaatgtggccccaccctacatccgtgggtcatgaatttcacaactttgaatctacactgcctgaggatgcttccacaaaaatttcagctttcctggctaattagtttctgagaagaagatttttaaagatttactctatatatttctatgtaaaattttaacaccccctccccaatgtggcctcaccctacccccagggatcatgattttcacaactttgaatctacactgcctgaggatgcttccacacaagtttcagctttcctggctgattagtttctgagaagaagatttttaaagatttactctagatattcctatgtaaaacttcgaccccccattgtggccccaccctacatccaggggtcatgattttcacaactttgaatctaca is part of the Crassostrea angulata isolate pt1a10 chromosome 3, ASM2561291v2, whole genome shotgun sequence genome and encodes:
- the LOC128178406 gene encoding delta(3,5)-Delta(2,4)-dienoyl-CoA isomerase, mitochondrial-like, coding for MSKVHSWPFRFLRSRNILQRKVGGHIQLLMSEARKMSDTAEQYKFETLNVTRPREFVVQVEMNRPKKLNAMNRAFWRECRECFQKLSTDKDCRVVVLSAAGKVFTAGLDLTDMSEIAIISNPELDASRKAFMVRNTIKDYQETFTVIEKCSKPVIAAIHSACVGGGVDMTSACDIRYCTGDAWFQIKEVDVGLAADVGTLQRFPKIVGNDSLVRELCFTARKFYSDEAKQMGFVSRIFQDKEAMMGGALDVASLIASKSPVAVQGSKISLVYSRDHAVQEGLDHVGLWNQSMLQSEDVMKSVMASMEKKQPTFSKL